One part of the Paenibacillus silvisoli genome encodes these proteins:
- a CDS encoding DUF7507 domain-containing protein, whose protein sequence is MACGNLGVANDFNVFVLGDHAQSFVDAGGRVAVGGNALYNSYGIGSALPVSQTRADLIVGGNMNITGGTNFSGNSVISTTGTIVNYTMTNNNGVPGQPFRSNLIDFPAAAQYLTCASSTWGGFSPNGTASVNFGQIVLTGNSPSLNIFRINGNNVAGSGVSLASANGINIVTPPGSTVLVNITGNNVGFGSYSIFINGGQSTPANGAFILWNFFQATNAFNLNLSIKGSVLAPFAAWSASGFGNIDGTIAVGSLANTTGSIEEHHVPFIGCLPEVACTPQLTLEKTVNGGTSVTGPPGTPLTYVITVTNTGAGTLTNIVVNDPELSFSQTIPELLSGQSVQFTIQSAIKNGPSGSSYLNTVTAQSNQTPLQSDSVVINISGPIAAELVKEVSPASAEPGDTVIYTFTLVIPNSVTLFNVHLIDPLLGIDSIFPTAVNGQLLTVPFVIPADTPIGIDFINTATLTAGNLPQTLTDSASVFITETPSVTLTKTADTETAVPGQTVHYTISVSNDSKATTLFNLTLTDPLLHVDQMIAKLDPQTTVVFHGMYTIPPGTPAGTVIHNTATLVSELGTQTAFAEVLVTAAPGIAIAKTPSASLVPPGETVFYDITVTNTGNIVLTDVMISDPALSFSVTLPSLPIGGTHTETASFLIPLQTPAGTKLFNTAAVTTDQTPPASATAEVVVAPVYSLALEKKADVASAAPGSIVNYTIIVTNTSNIELTNVVITDDLLPFSETIAVLEADGTVMFEIPYTVPPGTPAGTLLTNTSTAASDQTEPVSAAAIVIITAVPSLALTKTVSPASGPAGTPITYTITVFNTGNTALTQVHIQDPLLGVDTIIPSIAQGGSSVINVPSVIPALPPGTIIENVASASSAETPAPVQAEAFVTVGTPPTLSLTKIVSEPSALPGETVTFTITLTNTSAVVLTNVVLIDPFFQLDYTFDSLAPGESRIIEANFTIPADTPGGTVFVNTVTVSSDQTPPISATASVATDFVFDMTIAKTVNYATALPGQTITYTIVVENTGNGPLFNVQVSDVFLGFQIEITELQAGAQQTCIVPYTIPADTVPGTTIVNTAIAASAQTGDRSASATVEVLPIPAGDIKVQKLVSTLTANPGETVFYTIIVYNDSTGLVTDIQITDPILGVSETVSQLSPKSWYVLSVPYVVPLGTPGGSVIVNTVFVEALGETQQASATVTVNAVPSLSLTKTASTQTAMPGDNVTYTITVTNTGNVPLTNVTITDVALGFLTVLPSLAIGASQPFVVPFVVPALPSGTILTNTASATADQVPAPVTASASISVDTPASITVSKTVSPTSAAPGETVTFTLTAVNTSDVPLTNVVVIDELLGLFIEAPFVAPGVTRTIDVNYTIPPQTPAGTVINNVITISSDQTLPQSAAASVTVAAAPSMRLQKVESKSAVTPGESMTYTIIVSNTGNVPLTGIVLTDTLLQLNETISLLEPQNSVTLTVPFTAPLGLPAGTQLFNTVVAVSDQTEPQEAVTNLTILPVYSLSVVKTASQSETLPGGVITFQTTVTNTSNARLTNLVLSDPLLSIFETIASLDIGDSISLLSDYVVPPASPANSIVTNVVTVTSNETPPATTSSSVLVLPDPRLRLEKQLPPIGVPGGKLRMTLLFVNQGNLTLRNIWLVDAAANLSFHLEELLPGASELGQLWFIIPPDAAIGSQIVNTAVITSNETAPVEAARTVTVVGLLVEKTSSAPSVNVGERVTYSIIVRNPTPYPAHDVVLRDSLPAEAAFVPGSVTVNGDRQPNAVPGAPGIPLGTIPAGGSASVSFTVRVRQEPPSRKLDNQASAVFTFTVDGYSVSGTAHSNVRTVSVYDDDE, encoded by the coding sequence ATGGCTTGCGGCAACTTAGGCGTAGCAAATGATTTCAACGTATTCGTGCTGGGCGACCACGCGCAGTCGTTCGTCGATGCGGGCGGCCGCGTAGCCGTTGGCGGAAATGCGCTCTACAACAGCTATGGCATCGGCAGCGCGCTCCCCGTCTCGCAAACGCGAGCCGATCTAATCGTCGGCGGCAACATGAATATTACCGGCGGGACGAACTTCAGCGGCAACAGCGTCATCAGCACGACAGGCACCATCGTCAATTACACGATGACGAACAACAACGGCGTGCCCGGCCAGCCTTTCCGCTCCAACCTGATCGATTTTCCGGCAGCGGCCCAATACTTGACTTGCGCCTCGTCCACTTGGGGCGGCTTTAGCCCGAACGGAACCGCCTCCGTCAATTTCGGCCAAATCGTGCTGACGGGAAACAGCCCTTCCCTTAACATATTTCGAATTAACGGCAACAACGTTGCCGGCTCGGGCGTCTCGCTCGCTTCGGCCAACGGCATCAATATCGTAACGCCGCCGGGCTCAACCGTGCTCGTCAATATTACGGGCAATAATGTCGGGTTCGGCAGCTATTCGATCTTCATTAACGGCGGTCAATCGACCCCGGCCAACGGCGCGTTCATTCTGTGGAACTTCTTCCAAGCGACGAACGCGTTCAACCTGAACCTGTCGATCAAAGGCTCTGTGCTTGCGCCGTTCGCCGCCTGGAGCGCGTCCGGCTTCGGCAACATCGACGGCACGATCGCCGTTGGCTCGCTCGCCAATACGACCGGCTCCATCGAAGAGCATCATGTCCCGTTTATCGGCTGCCTGCCGGAAGTGGCTTGTACGCCGCAGCTGACGCTGGAGAAAACCGTCAACGGCGGAACCTCCGTCACCGGACCGCCGGGCACGCCGCTTACCTACGTCATCACCGTTACCAATACCGGCGCAGGGACGTTAACGAATATCGTGGTCAACGACCCGGAGCTTTCGTTCAGTCAAACGATACCGGAGCTGCTGTCCGGGCAATCGGTCCAATTTACGATTCAATCCGCCATCAAGAACGGTCCGTCGGGCAGCAGCTACCTGAATACGGTCACCGCCCAAAGCAATCAGACGCCGCTGCAGTCGGATTCCGTCGTCATCAATATCTCTGGCCCGATCGCGGCTGAGCTTGTCAAAGAGGTTTCGCCTGCCTCGGCGGAGCCCGGCGATACGGTCATTTATACGTTCACGCTCGTCATCCCCAATTCGGTCACGCTGTTCAATGTCCATCTTATCGACCCGCTTCTCGGCATCGACTCGATCTTCCCGACCGCCGTGAACGGCCAGCTTCTTACCGTTCCTTTCGTCATTCCCGCAGACACGCCGATCGGCATCGATTTCATCAATACCGCGACGCTGACCGCCGGCAATTTGCCCCAGACGTTAACCGATTCGGCTTCCGTCTTCATTACCGAAACCCCGTCCGTCACTTTAACCAAAACCGCGGATACGGAAACCGCCGTACCGGGGCAAACCGTCCATTACACCATCAGCGTCAGCAACGATTCCAAAGCGACAACTTTGTTCAACCTCACGCTCACCGACCCGCTGCTGCATGTCGACCAAATGATCGCTAAGCTGGACCCGCAAACGACGGTCGTGTTCCACGGCATGTATACGATTCCGCCGGGTACGCCAGCCGGCACCGTCATTCACAATACGGCGACGCTCGTCTCGGAGCTCGGCACCCAGACGGCCTTCGCCGAAGTGCTCGTAACGGCAGCTCCCGGCATCGCCATTGCGAAGACGCCTAGCGCTTCGCTTGTCCCGCCCGGCGAAACGGTATTTTACGACATTACGGTCACCAATACGGGCAATATCGTCCTGACGGACGTGATGATCAGCGATCCCGCGCTTTCCTTCTCCGTCACGTTACCGTCGCTGCCGATCGGCGGCACGCATACCGAAACGGCGTCCTTCTTGATCCCGCTGCAAACGCCTGCCGGAACGAAGCTGTTCAACACCGCCGCCGTCACGACGGACCAGACGCCTCCGGCATCGGCAACGGCTGAAGTGGTCGTCGCTCCCGTCTACAGCTTGGCGTTGGAGAAGAAGGCCGATGTCGCCAGCGCGGCGCCCGGCAGCATCGTCAATTACACGATCATCGTCACCAACACGTCGAATATCGAGCTTACGAATGTCGTCATTACGGACGATCTGCTTCCATTTTCCGAAACGATTGCCGTACTGGAAGCGGATGGCACGGTGATGTTCGAAATCCCGTACACCGTCCCTCCCGGCACGCCGGCCGGTACCCTGCTGACGAATACGTCGACGGCTGCCTCCGATCAGACGGAGCCGGTGTCGGCGGCGGCGATTGTCATCATTACCGCCGTGCCGTCCCTCGCCTTGACCAAAACCGTTTCGCCGGCCAGCGGTCCTGCCGGGACGCCGATCACGTACACGATTACCGTCTTCAACACCGGCAACACGGCTTTGACGCAGGTGCATATTCAAGACCCGCTTCTGGGCGTCGATACGATCATTCCGTCGATCGCGCAAGGCGGATCGTCGGTGATCAACGTCCCTTCGGTCATCCCTGCCCTGCCGCCGGGAACGATCATCGAGAACGTCGCAAGCGCGAGTTCCGCCGAAACGCCTGCTCCGGTGCAAGCGGAAGCGTTCGTCACCGTAGGCACGCCGCCTACGCTATCGCTGACCAAGATCGTCAGCGAACCGAGCGCCTTACCCGGGGAAACGGTGACGTTCACCATTACGCTGACGAACACGTCCGCCGTCGTGCTGACGAACGTCGTTTTAATTGACCCCTTTTTTCAGCTGGATTATACGTTCGACAGCTTGGCTCCCGGCGAATCCCGCATAATTGAAGCGAATTTCACGATCCCGGCCGATACGCCCGGCGGTACCGTATTCGTCAACACCGTAACCGTGTCGTCGGATCAGACGCCGCCGATATCCGCGACAGCCTCCGTCGCGACCGATTTCGTATTCGATATGACGATCGCGAAAACCGTGAACTACGCCACCGCGCTGCCCGGCCAAACCATTACCTATACGATCGTCGTGGAAAACACGGGAAACGGGCCTCTCTTCAATGTTCAAGTGTCCGACGTCTTTCTCGGGTTTCAGATCGAAATTACCGAGCTTCAAGCAGGCGCCCAGCAAACCTGCATAGTCCCTTACACCATACCGGCTGATACCGTGCCTGGCACGACGATCGTTAATACGGCTATCGCTGCAAGCGCCCAGACCGGCGACCGTTCGGCCAGCGCCACCGTTGAAGTACTGCCGATTCCGGCAGGCGATATTAAAGTACAGAAGCTCGTCAGCACGCTGACGGCAAATCCGGGAGAAACGGTATTTTACACGATTATCGTCTATAACGATTCCACCGGACTCGTAACCGATATTCAAATTACCGACCCGATTCTCGGCGTCAGCGAAACCGTCTCGCAGCTGTCTCCGAAGAGCTGGTATGTGCTAAGCGTTCCTTACGTCGTCCCGCTCGGCACGCCAGGCGGTTCGGTCATCGTCAATACCGTCTTCGTTGAGGCGCTCGGCGAAACGCAGCAAGCTAGCGCAACCGTCACCGTGAACGCGGTACCGTCCCTCTCCTTGACGAAGACGGCAAGTACGCAGACCGCCATGCCGGGGGACAACGTCACGTACACGATAACCGTAACGAATACCGGCAACGTGCCGCTTACGAACGTGACCATTACGGACGTCGCGCTTGGCTTCTTGACCGTCCTTCCGTCGCTTGCCATCGGAGCGAGCCAGCCCTTCGTCGTTCCGTTCGTCGTTCCAGCCCTACCATCCGGCACCATCCTGACGAATACGGCATCGGCGACCGCGGATCAAGTCCCGGCGCCCGTCACGGCCTCCGCTTCGATTAGCGTCGATACGCCTGCGAGCATTACCGTTTCGAAAACGGTCAGCCCGACCTCCGCAGCGCCGGGCGAAACGGTCACGTTCACGCTCACGGCGGTCAACACCTCTGACGTCCCGTTAACGAACGTGGTCGTTATCGATGAACTGCTTGGCCTGTTCATCGAGGCTCCTTTTGTTGCGCCGGGGGTTACGCGAACGATCGATGTGAATTATACGATTCCGCCGCAAACGCCGGCGGGCACGGTCATCAACAACGTGATCACGATCAGCTCGGACCAGACGCTGCCGCAATCGGCCGCCGCATCCGTTACGGTCGCCGCCGCTCCTTCGATGCGCCTTCAGAAGGTGGAGAGCAAGAGCGCCGTCACGCCCGGAGAGTCGATGACCTATACGATCATCGTGTCGAATACGGGCAATGTCCCGTTAACCGGCATTGTTTTAACGGATACGCTGCTCCAGTTGAACGAAACGATTTCGCTGCTGGAGCCGCAAAATTCGGTCACGCTGACGGTTCCGTTCACGGCCCCTCTCGGCCTTCCGGCCGGAACGCAGCTCTTCAATACGGTCGTCGCGGTCTCCGATCAGACCGAGCCGCAGGAAGCCGTGACGAATTTGACCATTTTGCCGGTCTACTCGCTTTCTGTCGTGAAGACCGCTTCGCAAAGCGAGACGCTGCCGGGCGGCGTCATCACGTTCCAAACGACGGTGACCAATACGTCCAACGCGCGTCTGACCAATTTGGTGCTGAGCGATCCGTTGTTATCGATCTTCGAAACGATCGCCTCCTTGGACATCGGCGATTCGATCTCGCTTCTGTCCGATTACGTCGTTCCTCCCGCCTCCCCGGCGAATTCGATTGTCACGAACGTCGTGACGGTCACTTCGAACGAGACGCCGCCGGCGACGACAAGCAGCTCGGTTCTCGTTCTGCCGGATCCGCGGCTTCGCCTCGAGAAGCAGCTTCCGCCGATCGGCGTGCCGGGCGGCAAGCTGCGCATGACGCTCCTCTTCGTGAACCAGGGCAATCTGACGCTGCGCAATATTTGGCTGGTCGATGCGGCCGCGAATTTGTCCTTCCACCTGGAGGAGCTGCTTCCCGGCGCCAGCGAGCTCGGCCAGCTGTGGTTCATCATTCCGCCGGATGCCGCGATCGGCTCGCAAATCGTCAACACGGCGGTCATCACCTCGAACGAAACGGCGCCGGTCGAAGCGGCCCGTACCGTCACCGTCGTCGGACTGCTCGTCGAAAAAACGTCGAGCGCTCCTTCCGTCAACGTCGGCGAGCGCGTCACCTATTCGATCATCGTCCGCAATCCGACGCCTTATCCGGCGCATGACGTCGTGCTTCGCGATTCGCTTCCGGCGGAAGCGGCCTTTGTGCCGGGCAGCGTTACGGTAAACGGGGATCGGCAGCCGAACGCGGTACCGGGTGCGCCGGGCATTCCGCTCGGCACCATTCCGGCAGGCGGTTCTGCTTCCGTTTCATTCACGGTCAGGGTGAGACAGGAGCCGCCAAGCCGCAAGCTCGACAATCAAGCGAGCGCCGTCTTCACGTTCACGGTCGACGGTTATTCGGTCAGCGGAACTGCGCATTCGAACGTCCGGACCGTCAGCGTCTACGACGACGACGAATAA
- the xylA gene encoding xylose isomerase yields the protein MAYFQNIGKIQYEGKGSDNPLAFKHYNPNEVVLGKTMEEHMRFAVAYWHTFTGSGSDPFGVGTAVRGWDYADAMDQAKARVEANFEFLSKIGIPYYCFHDRDIAPEGANLAETNKNLDVIVDMLEENMKASGAKLLWNTANMFTNPRFVHGAATTCNADVFAYAGAQLKKSLEVGKRLGAENYVFWGGREGYETLLNTDMALELDNLARLLHMGVAYAKEIGFGAQFLIEPKPKEPTKHQYDFDAATTIAFLQKYNLKEYFKLNLEANHATLAGHTFEHEIRTAAINGMLGSLDANQGDLLLGWDTDEFPTDLVATTLTMFEVLKAGGLGTGGVNFDAKVRRSSFEDSDLFLAHIAGMDSYAWGLKAAAKLIEEKIIDNIIDNRYRSFQDGIGAEILAGRATLQSLEQYAMQNNVIKNESGRLERIKLVLNEVIYSV from the coding sequence ATGGCATATTTCCAAAACATCGGCAAAATCCAGTACGAAGGCAAAGGCTCGGACAATCCGCTTGCATTCAAACATTACAACCCGAATGAAGTTGTACTCGGCAAAACGATGGAAGAGCACATGCGCTTTGCAGTCGCTTACTGGCATACGTTCACAGGCTCCGGCTCCGATCCGTTCGGCGTGGGCACTGCGGTTCGCGGCTGGGATTACGCCGATGCTATGGATCAGGCGAAAGCTCGCGTCGAAGCGAACTTCGAGTTCTTGAGCAAAATCGGCATTCCTTACTACTGCTTCCATGACCGCGATATCGCACCGGAAGGCGCTAACCTTGCCGAAACGAACAAGAACCTGGACGTTATCGTCGATATGCTGGAAGAGAACATGAAAGCTTCCGGCGCGAAGCTGCTGTGGAACACGGCGAACATGTTCACGAATCCGCGCTTCGTTCATGGCGCAGCTACGACTTGCAACGCTGACGTATTCGCATATGCCGGCGCGCAATTGAAGAAGAGCCTTGAAGTGGGCAAACGTCTCGGCGCTGAAAACTACGTCTTCTGGGGCGGCCGCGAAGGCTACGAAACGCTGCTGAACACGGACATGGCGCTTGAGCTCGACAACCTGGCCCGCTTGCTGCACATGGGCGTTGCTTATGCCAAAGAAATCGGATTCGGCGCTCAATTCCTGATCGAGCCTAAGCCGAAAGAGCCAACGAAGCACCAATACGACTTCGACGCGGCTACGACGATTGCATTCCTGCAAAAATATAACCTGAAAGAATACTTCAAGCTGAACCTTGAAGCGAACCATGCGACGCTTGCCGGCCACACGTTCGAGCACGAAATCCGCACGGCTGCGATCAACGGCATGCTGGGCTCGCTCGACGCGAACCAAGGCGACCTGCTGCTGGGCTGGGATACGGACGAATTCCCTACAGACCTCGTCGCTACGACGCTTACGATGTTCGAAGTGCTTAAAGCGGGCGGCCTTGGCACAGGCGGCGTGAACTTCGACGCGAAAGTACGCCGCAGCTCCTTCGAAGACTCGGATTTGTTCCTGGCGCATATCGCGGGCATGGACTCGTACGCTTGGGGTCTGAAAGCGGCAGCGAAGCTGATCGAAGAGAAAATCATCGACAACATCATCGACAACCGTTACCGCAGCTTCCAAGACGGCATCGGCGCAGAAATTCTTGCCGGCCGCGCTACGCTGCAATCGCTTGAGCAATACGCGATGCAAAACAACGTCATCAAGAACGAGTCCGGCCGTCTGGAGCGCATCAAATTGGTACTGAACGAAGTTATCTACAGCGTCTAA
- the xylB gene encoding xylulokinase — MSYVIGIDLGTSAVKALLLDRSGCVAAEASRDYPLYHEHSGWSEQEPEDWVTGTLGALRELIETAGVPADAIEGISFSGQMHGLVLLNAAGEPVRRAILWNDTRTTAECREIEALVGQELLTVTRNPALEGFTLPKILWVRKHEPEAFAQAVSFLLPKDYVRYRLTGALHMDYSDAAGTLLLDVANKRWSSEVLEAVGLPASFAPALVESHALTGTLLPELAAAAGLSADTKVFAGGADNACGAIGSGILQEGLTMCSIGTSGVILSYEKDSANDFRGKVHFFNHGKENAFYAMGVTLAAGYSLSWFKNTFAKGESFNELLQGIENVKPGSKGLLFTPYLVGERTPHADSVIRGSFIGIDGSHERVHFARAVMEGITFSLNESVDLFRQAGKTVDTIISIGGGAQNPVWLQMQADIFNADVVSLENEQGPGLGAAMLAAYGCGWFESLEACAELFVKRASVYRPDPAAVDAYAGLFRIYQEVYQQTRSLNAGLQAYRN, encoded by the coding sequence ATGTCCTACGTAATCGGTATTGACCTTGGCACGAGCGCGGTCAAAGCGCTGCTGCTGGACCGCAGCGGCTGCGTGGCGGCCGAAGCGTCGCGCGATTATCCGCTGTATCACGAGCATTCCGGCTGGAGCGAGCAGGAGCCCGAGGACTGGGTTACCGGAACGCTCGGCGCGCTCCGCGAGCTGATCGAAACGGCCGGCGTACCGGCTGATGCCATCGAGGGCATCAGCTTCTCCGGGCAAATGCACGGCCTTGTGCTTCTGAACGCGGCAGGAGAGCCGGTGCGCAGAGCGATTCTGTGGAACGATACGCGCACGACGGCGGAATGCCGCGAAATCGAGGCGCTTGTCGGCCAGGAGCTGCTGACCGTGACGCGCAACCCGGCGCTCGAAGGCTTTACGCTGCCGAAAATCTTGTGGGTGCGCAAGCATGAGCCGGAGGCGTTCGCGCAGGCGGTTTCGTTCCTGCTGCCGAAGGATTATGTCCGCTACCGGCTGACAGGCGCGCTTCACATGGACTACTCGGACGCAGCCGGCACGCTGCTGCTCGACGTCGCGAACAAACGCTGGAGCAGCGAGGTGCTCGAGGCGGTCGGCTTGCCGGCTTCCTTCGCGCCGGCGCTCGTCGAATCCCACGCGCTCACCGGCACGCTGCTGCCTGAGCTGGCTGCGGCGGCAGGCCTTTCCGCGGACACGAAGGTGTTCGCGGGCGGCGCCGACAATGCATGCGGCGCCATCGGCTCCGGCATTTTGCAGGAAGGGCTGACGATGTGCAGCATCGGAACGTCCGGCGTTATTTTGTCCTATGAGAAGGACAGCGCCAACGATTTCCGCGGCAAAGTGCATTTCTTCAACCACGGCAAGGAGAACGCGTTCTACGCGATGGGCGTTACTCTCGCGGCGGGATACAGCCTCAGCTGGTTCAAAAACACGTTTGCCAAAGGCGAATCGTTTAATGAGCTGCTGCAAGGCATCGAGAACGTGAAGCCGGGTTCGAAGGGCTTGCTGTTCACGCCGTATTTGGTCGGCGAGCGTACGCCGCATGCCGATTCCGTCATTCGCGGCAGCTTCATCGGCATCGACGGCTCGCATGAACGGGTTCATTTTGCCCGTGCGGTAATGGAAGGCATTACGTTCTCGCTGAATGAATCGGTCGATCTGTTCCGTCAAGCGGGCAAAACGGTCGACACGATCATCTCGATCGGCGGCGGCGCGCAAAATCCGGTATGGCTGCAAATGCAGGCGGATATTTTCAACGCGGACGTCGTTTCGCTGGAGAACGAGCAAGGACCTGGACTTGGCGCGGCCATGCTTGCCGCTTACGGCTGCGGCTGGTTCGAGAGCCTGGAAGCTTGCGCGGAGCTGTTCGTGAAGCGCGCTTCCGTTTATCGTCCGGACCCGGCTGCCGTGGACGCCTATGCGGGCTTGTTCCGGATTTATCAAGAGGTTTACCAGCAAACCCGCAGCTTGAATGCAGGTCTGCAAGCGTACCGGAATTAA
- a CDS encoding methyl-accepting chemotaxis protein, producing MGKKNGKGRWTVGAKLMVSFISVLLLLVFSGGFNAMMMSKINDNTKLIADKWLVGVETINNINYMADHVLTLQYKILIEQNGNLKDQYMADTSATIQKVNDSLAAYKANMSDVNQDNQELLANLESAWKSYQDTYAKVSANAKKTFSTAEISGLMKESEHAFDVIQSSIDYLVRNDHSGAEEAKTESLSMNKRAQLMSQTTLAAGIILVILLTWYVRRSISKPIKQAAEVVNEVASGNLTVDMPTIRNKDEIGALFASLSGMITQLRGAMQGVQEAAAGIASSSQQMLAISEQNASASQQAAESVSEMAAGTDITLQRFEEVSKTTQDLGDGINRIAESTSLVASLSADASRQAAVGRNAVSHAMERMAAIHETVNQATGQVNRLEEHTRSIGGISKLIGEVSKHTNLLALNAAIEAARAGEHGRGFAVVAEEVRKLALQTTSAIGEIEEVIEQVTNDTLVVVDTMRASSAEVEAGLRSVREAGASFAGIAAASERVSGQVQEVAAASEEMAAGSEQVISAMQRLQEIARGSSETAMTVAATTEEQTASAEQIALSSRSLSGIALEMNELTAKFKL from the coding sequence ATGGGGAAAAAGAACGGTAAAGGTAGATGGACGGTAGGAGCCAAATTGATGGTGTCATTTATCAGCGTTCTGCTTTTGCTTGTCTTCAGCGGCGGATTTAATGCCATGATGATGAGCAAAATAAACGACAACACGAAGCTGATTGCGGACAAATGGCTGGTAGGCGTGGAAACGATCAACAATATCAACTACATGGCGGATCATGTGCTCACGCTGCAGTACAAAATTTTGATCGAGCAAAATGGGAACCTGAAGGACCAATACATGGCGGATACCTCTGCCACCATTCAGAAAGTGAACGACAGCCTCGCTGCTTACAAAGCGAACATGTCGGATGTGAACCAGGACAATCAAGAGCTGCTCGCGAATCTCGAAAGCGCCTGGAAAAGCTATCAGGATACATACGCAAAGGTTTCCGCGAACGCGAAGAAGACGTTCAGCACGGCTGAAATTTCCGGGCTGATGAAGGAGTCCGAGCATGCCTTCGACGTCATACAAAGCAGCATCGACTATCTTGTGCGCAACGATCATAGCGGCGCAGAGGAAGCGAAGACAGAGAGCTTGTCGATGAATAAACGCGCGCAGCTGATGAGCCAGACGACGCTCGCGGCAGGCATTATTTTGGTCATCCTGCTGACGTGGTACGTGCGCCGCTCGATTTCGAAGCCGATCAAGCAGGCGGCTGAAGTCGTGAATGAGGTTGCGAGCGGCAATCTGACCGTCGACATGCCGACCATCCGCAACAAGGACGAGATCGGCGCGCTGTTCGCCTCGCTCTCCGGCATGATTACGCAGCTGCGCGGCGCGATGCAGGGCGTACAGGAAGCGGCGGCTGGCATCGCTTCGTCCTCCCAGCAAATGCTGGCCATTTCGGAGCAGAACGCAAGCGCCTCGCAGCAGGCGGCTGAATCGGTTTCCGAGATGGCGGCCGGTACGGACATCACGCTGCAGCGCTTCGAGGAAGTAAGCAAGACGACGCAGGATCTCGGGGACGGCATTAACCGGATCGCGGAATCGACCTCGCTGGTCGCGAGCCTGTCGGCCGATGCAAGCCGTCAAGCCGCGGTCGGCCGCAACGCGGTCTCTCATGCGATGGAGCGGATGGCGGCCATTCATGAGACCGTGAACCAGGCGACCGGGCAGGTGAACCGGCTCGAGGAGCATACGCGCAGCATCGGCGGCATCTCGAAGCTGATCGGCGAAGTGTCGAAGCATACGAATTTACTGGCCTTGAATGCCGCCATAGAAGCGGCGCGGGCCGGCGAGCATGGCCGCGGCTTCGCGGTCGTGGCGGAAGAAGTACGGAAGCTCGCGCTGCAGACGACCTCGGCGATCGGAGAGATCGAGGAGGTCATCGAGCAGGTGACGAACGACACGCTCGTCGTCGTCGACACGATGCGCGCAAGCTCCGCGGAGGTCGAGGCGGGCCTGCGCAGCGTTCGCGAAGCCGGAGCCTCGTTCGCGGGCATTGCCGCCGCTTCGGAGCGGGTATCGGGGCAGGTGCAGGAGGTGGCGGCAGCCTCCGAGGAGATGGCGGCCGGCTCGGAGCAGGTGATCAGCGCGATGCAGCGCCTGCAGGAAATCGCCCGCGGCAGCTCCGAGACCGCGATGACCGTCGCGGCAACGACGGAGGAGCAGACGGCGTCGGCGGAGCAGATCGCCTTGTCCTCGCGCTCGCTGAGCGGCATTGCGCTCGAGATGAATGAGCTGACGGCCAAGTTTAAACTGTAG
- a CDS encoding helix-turn-helix domain-containing protein has protein sequence MDDLFFHYTDAIMIIRQQQEKRTITSLNNAFTIVSGYSPSQLAGHSLAALPSLYPSELWELIDRLCNSITDKQRSNNAECELTVQENKRIYAELYVTRIHESEGKSFMVTLHDRSEYKWIEKANKQTILSSSIYTGTGLLKSLRFYHVELPYDRGQLSLINRKDFIAEEDFARVRQFMYKLRDARETGQISFMLLIMEDKYRITILVKPFYNADGSFKCYAILVLSMIPQNGSKFKVAIKKKSIGDSIDQMEAGMDGIGTVVSSQEADSAYKLRLLMLEKNVSVTQLAERTQISLTTISNIRNGKIKKPQRLTAHLIATELGVAPEDIWGD, from the coding sequence GTGGACGATTTGTTTTTTCATTATACCGACGCCATTATGATCATCCGGCAACAACAAGAGAAGCGTACCATAACCAGTCTCAACAACGCATTCACAATCGTATCCGGCTACTCGCCCAGCCAGCTGGCCGGCCATTCATTGGCCGCCTTGCCCAGCCTGTATCCGAGCGAATTGTGGGAGCTGATTGACCGGCTGTGCAATTCGATTACGGATAAGCAGCGTTCCAACAATGCCGAGTGCGAGCTGACCGTGCAAGAGAACAAGCGGATCTATGCTGAGCTCTATGTTACGCGCATCCACGAATCGGAAGGAAAGAGCTTCATGGTGACGCTTCACGACCGGTCCGAGTATAAATGGATCGAGAAAGCGAACAAACAAACCATCCTAAGCTCCTCCATCTACACGGGCACGGGATTATTGAAATCGCTGCGCTTTTATCATGTGGAGCTCCCTTACGATCGAGGGCAATTGTCCTTGATTAACCGGAAAGATTTTATCGCCGAGGAAGACTTCGCCCGCGTTCGCCAATTCATGTACAAATTAAGGGATGCCCGGGAGACCGGCCAGATCTCATTCATGCTGCTTATCATGGAAGATAAGTACCGAATTACGATTCTCGTCAAACCATTCTATAATGCCGACGGCAGCTTCAAGTGCTATGCCATTCTCGTGCTGTCCATGATTCCGCAGAACGGCTCCAAGTTCAAGGTCGCCATCAAGAAGAAATCGATCGGCGACAGCATCGATCAAATGGAAGCCGGCATGGACGGAATCGGCACCGTCGTCTCCAGCCAAGAAGCGGACTCCGCGTATAAGCTGCGCCTCCTGATGCTCGAGAAGAACGTTTCCGTCACGCAGCTTGCCGAACGCACGCAAATTTCGTTAACGACCATTTCCAATATCCGCAACGGCAAAATCAAAAAGCCTCAGCGCCTGACCGCCCATCTGATCGCAACGGAGCTCGGCGTCGCGCCGGAGGACATCTGGGGCGATTAA